A window of Ruania suaedae contains these coding sequences:
- a CDS encoding sugar phosphate isomerase/epimerase family protein, producing the protein MADDTPDPTSAAEPTRRIPVTLSSVSVYPRKTPFAFEVASELGYDGLELMVWSDPTSQDVAHLERLSNRYDLPVTSVHAPTLLLSRRVWGPSPREKLDRTAELARALGAPTVVVHPPFRWQYRYARGFAEHVREVNAEDDLTIAVENMYPWRGANREMKAYLPGWDPTEHDYDQVTLDVSHAAVARQNSLDLLDIFADRLAHVHLADGTASMMDEHLVPGRGDQPCRELLRELTRRDYRGDVVIEIQTRRARTAAERIEDLRASLTFARTYLDESDRTEYTPPPGAQHRHLDAW; encoded by the coding sequence ATGGCTGACGACACACCGGACCCCACGTCCGCCGCGGAGCCGACGAGACGCATCCCGGTCACCCTCTCCAGCGTCAGCGTCTACCCGCGCAAGACGCCGTTCGCTTTCGAGGTCGCCTCCGAACTCGGCTACGACGGTCTCGAGCTCATGGTCTGGTCCGACCCGACCAGCCAGGATGTCGCGCATCTGGAGCGGCTGAGCAACCGCTACGACCTGCCGGTCACCAGCGTGCACGCCCCGACGCTGCTGCTCTCGCGACGGGTCTGGGGTCCCTCCCCGCGCGAGAAGCTGGACCGGACCGCCGAGCTGGCCCGCGCACTGGGCGCGCCGACCGTCGTCGTCCATCCGCCGTTCCGGTGGCAGTACCGGTACGCCCGCGGGTTCGCCGAGCACGTACGCGAGGTCAACGCCGAGGACGACCTGACCATCGCCGTCGAGAACATGTACCCCTGGCGCGGGGCGAACCGCGAGATGAAGGCCTACCTGCCGGGGTGGGACCCCACCGAGCACGACTACGACCAGGTGACCCTCGACGTCTCCCATGCGGCCGTGGCCAGGCAGAACAGCCTCGACCTGCTCGACATCTTCGCCGACCGCCTGGCGCATGTGCACCTGGCGGACGGAACGGCCTCGATGATGGACGAGCACCTCGTCCCCGGCCGCGGGGACCAGCCCTGCCGGGAGCTGTTGCGCGAGCTGACCCGCCGGGACTACCGCGGTGACGTCGTCATCGAGATCCAGACCAGGCGCGCCCGGACGGCCGCCGAACGTATCGAGGACCTGCGCGCCTCCCTCACCTTCGCGCGCACCTACCTGGACGAGTCCGATCGCACCGAGTACACCCCGCCGCCCGGCGCCCAGCACCGGCACCTGGACGCCTGGTAG
- a CDS encoding HtaA domain-containing protein, with protein MPPSAVARGRGLLAALLAFVLTAIGVAAATPAAAATTGTVTGASISWGVRASFVNYVTGPIAHGSIETDGVDESGGVFHWSGGSGVVDVDAGTASAGATGSVRFSGHDGQLDLTVADLRVEIDADGAFLVADMTSKELGAQEAEFTPGVALAALDTAAITVGADEVSASGASTTLTAEGAAAFAGFYGAGESLDPVTFTLPYTLDQPTEEPTEEPTEDPTEDPTEEPTEEPTEDPTDPAEPTEPSEPTDPVDPSDEDLALEVSDGTLSWGIKESFLSYIQGPIADGSVRTTGGVTRDGSVFSWTGGTGVADDEAQTALVSYPGEIRFTGHGGLLDLTISDVRLRLDGPGEGTIVATLASKALGSGEFETYVGVDLAALTFDPDALTLDPVTAQLSAGATGGLRLDDAASELTTDGAEAFAGFYEAGSALDPVSATGSLAAASEPTEVPEPTVPSVPTVPSEPTEPTGPAAGGGPGGDQAPGDDPVGGGRTAGQDEVEEQVCVANAVSGASLTWGLKSSFRSYISGGIANGGWDVSGPISDVSGGWHWSGGSGSINTETLTGTVSFGGSLHFTGHDGVLDMTVSNLVLRVTGPTSATLHADVTSNDMEGNTDSYPGIAFASLTFPAASASGGSVDVSGASATLTTAGAEGFAGFYEVGTALDTLSFELPVGGAVECSAASGTLAETGVDPAAVIAVAGAMLLLGSVLLVGRREARR; from the coding sequence ATGCCCCCATCTGCCGTCGCGCGCGGTCGCGGCCTTCTGGCCGCCCTGCTCGCGTTCGTCCTGACTGCGATCGGTGTGGCTGCGGCGACACCCGCCGCCGCAGCCACCACCGGAACCGTCACCGGTGCGTCGATCTCGTGGGGCGTGCGCGCCTCCTTCGTGAACTATGTGACCGGACCCATCGCCCACGGCTCGATCGAGACCGACGGGGTGGACGAGTCCGGCGGTGTCTTCCACTGGAGCGGCGGCTCCGGCGTCGTCGACGTCGACGCCGGGACCGCGTCGGCAGGGGCGACGGGATCCGTGCGCTTCAGCGGCCACGACGGCCAGCTCGACCTGACCGTGGCCGACCTGCGCGTGGAGATCGACGCCGACGGCGCGTTCCTGGTGGCCGACATGACCTCGAAGGAGCTGGGGGCTCAGGAGGCCGAGTTCACGCCCGGCGTCGCGCTGGCTGCCCTCGACACCGCCGCGATCACCGTCGGTGCCGACGAGGTGTCGGCGTCGGGAGCCTCGACGACGTTGACCGCCGAGGGGGCCGCCGCTTTCGCCGGCTTCTACGGGGCCGGCGAGTCACTGGACCCGGTGACGTTCACGCTCCCGTACACGCTCGACCAGCCGACTGAGGAGCCGACGGAGGAGCCGACCGAGGACCCGACGGAGGACCCGACTGAGGAGCCGACCGAGGAGCCGACCGAGGACCCCACTGACCCCGCTGAGCCCACTGAGCCCAGTGAGCCGACCGACCCCGTCGACCCCTCGGACGAGGACCTCGCGCTCGAGGTCAGCGACGGAACCCTCAGCTGGGGGATCAAGGAGTCGTTCCTGTCCTACATCCAGGGGCCGATCGCCGATGGCTCGGTCCGGACCACCGGCGGCGTGACGCGGGACGGCTCCGTGTTCAGCTGGACCGGCGGCACCGGGGTCGCCGACGACGAGGCGCAGACGGCGCTCGTGTCCTACCCCGGCGAGATCCGGTTCACCGGGCACGGCGGACTGCTCGACCTGACGATCTCCGACGTCCGGCTGCGTCTCGACGGACCCGGCGAGGGCACGATCGTCGCGACGCTCGCCTCCAAGGCTCTCGGCTCGGGAGAGTTCGAGACCTACGTCGGCGTCGACCTCGCCGCGCTGACCTTCGACCCCGACGCCCTCACGCTGGACCCCGTCACCGCGCAGCTCTCGGCTGGTGCCACCGGCGGGCTCCGGCTGGACGATGCCGCGAGCGAGCTGACCACCGACGGCGCCGAGGCCTTCGCCGGCTTCTACGAGGCGGGCTCTGCGCTGGACCCGGTGAGCGCCACCGGATCGTTGGCCGCGGCCTCCGAGCCCACGGAGGTGCCTGAGCCGACTGTGCCCAGCGTGCCGACTGTGCCCAGCGAGCCCACGGAGCCGACAGGACCGGCGGCCGGTGGGGGCCCGGGTGGCGACCAGGCACCCGGCGACGACCCCGTGGGTGGCGGCCGAACCGCAGGTCAGGACGAGGTGGAGGAGCAGGTCTGCGTCGCCAACGCAGTCTCCGGCGCCTCGCTCACCTGGGGCCTGAAGTCCAGCTTCCGCAGCTACATCTCCGGTGGCATCGCCAATGGTGGCTGGGACGTGAGCGGCCCGATCTCCGACGTCTCCGGTGGCTGGCACTGGTCCGGCGGGTCCGGCAGCATCAACACCGAGACCCTCACCGGGACCGTCTCCTTCGGTGGCTCGCTGCACTTCACCGGTCACGACGGTGTCCTCGACATGACGGTGAGCAACCTGGTGCTGCGGGTGACCGGACCGACCAGCGCGACCCTCCACGCGGACGTCACCTCCAACGACATGGAGGGCAACACCGACTCCTACCCGGGTATCGCGTTCGCCTCGCTCACCTTCCCGGCCGCTTCGGCGTCGGGCGGATCGGTGGACGTGAGTGGCGCGAGCGCCACGCTGACCACCGCGGGGGCGGAAGGGTTCGCCGGGTTCTACGAGGTCGGTACCGCGCTGGACACGCTGTCCTTCGAGCTGCCGGTCGGCGGCGCGGTGGAGTGCTCCGCAGCCTCCGGCACCCTTGCGGAGACCGGTGTCGATCCGGCCGCGGTGATCGCGGTCGCGGGGGCGATGCTCCTGCTCGGCTCGGTGCTGCTGGTCGGGCGCCGGGAAGCGCGCCGGTGA
- a CDS encoding heme/hemin ABC transporter substrate-binding protein: protein MRRRSRLASAVVLAAFALSGCTAAGTAAGPSADPTSPAPTTASPSPTATAEASTDPGPDPRSLRGPATAAELAEIEPVAGAASPQLPVTSTGVDGVEVTIEDTSRLLALDLYGTLTETVVGLGLGESLVGRSVSNTESSLADLPVVTQNGHELSVEAILGLDPTAVVMDTTLGPPEVPQQLRAAGVPVLVVSSERGVDLIAEQITDVAGALGVPSAGAALVERFESDLAEAEDYVERLAGEWDPLRMVFLYVRGTGSVFFVMGDGSGGDDLIEHIGGTDAATDSGVTDIAPATAEAVIALEPEVILTMTGGLESTGGVPGLIERPGIAQTTAGEHERVVDMSDGDVLSFGPSFPAVLTALADAVYQP from the coding sequence GTGAGACGACGTTCTCGCCTGGCTTCGGCCGTCGTCCTGGCTGCGTTCGCCCTCTCCGGGTGCACCGCAGCCGGGACGGCGGCCGGGCCGTCGGCCGACCCGACGAGTCCGGCGCCCACCACGGCCTCCCCGTCCCCGACCGCCACGGCCGAGGCGAGCACTGATCCCGGCCCCGACCCGCGGTCGCTGCGCGGGCCCGCCACCGCCGCCGAACTTGCGGAGATCGAACCGGTGGCGGGCGCCGCGTCGCCACAGCTGCCCGTGACCTCCACCGGCGTCGACGGCGTCGAGGTCACCATCGAGGACACCTCCCGCCTGCTCGCCCTCGACCTCTACGGCACCCTGACCGAGACCGTCGTCGGACTCGGCTTGGGCGAGAGCCTCGTGGGCCGATCGGTGTCGAACACGGAGAGCTCCCTCGCCGACCTACCTGTCGTCACCCAGAACGGCCACGAGCTCAGCGTCGAGGCGATCCTCGGGCTGGACCCCACCGCCGTCGTCATGGACACCACGCTGGGGCCACCGGAGGTGCCCCAGCAGCTGCGGGCCGCCGGGGTGCCGGTGCTCGTGGTCTCCTCCGAGCGCGGGGTGGACCTGATCGCCGAGCAGATCACGGACGTCGCGGGGGCGCTGGGCGTGCCCTCGGCCGGCGCCGCGCTCGTGGAACGCTTCGAGTCCGACCTGGCCGAGGCCGAGGACTATGTCGAGCGGCTCGCCGGCGAGTGGGACCCGCTGCGGATGGTGTTCCTCTACGTGCGGGGAACCGGCAGCGTGTTCTTCGTGATGGGCGACGGGTCCGGCGGTGACGATCTGATCGAGCACATCGGCGGGACCGATGCCGCCACCGACAGCGGTGTCACCGACATCGCGCCGGCGACCGCGGAGGCGGTCATCGCGCTCGAGCCGGAGGTCATCCTGACGATGACCGGCGGGCTGGAGTCCACCGGTGGTGTGCCGGGCCTGATCGAGCGACCCGGGATCGCGCAGACCACCGCAGGCGAACACGAACGCGTGGTCGACATGTCCGACGGCGACGTGCTCTCGTTCGGGCCGTCCTTCCCGGCCGTGCTCACGGCCCTGGCCGACGCGGTCTACCAGCCGTGA
- a CDS encoding FecCD family ABC transporter permease: MTTTARPLGRWDPALAEHDGERAPEELPRRDSRAVVTGAALLLALLVLCVLSLHLGQYRIPLAEVADSMLDAVGLGDSLASPADGVLWDVRLPRILAGLLVGAGLGTAGAITQGLFGNPLAEPSVVGITSGAGVGAAAATVLGSAATMTVAVPAAAFAAGIATTMLVWALAGSVRGGGTVALVLVGIAVNAVAGAASSLLIFLADSTSREAVVFWQLGSLNGAMWSDVRIAGGLVAVGLVWAFFLASGLDSLALGERAAVHTGLDLRAFRVQAVLVAALLTAAAVAVAGIIGFVGLIVPHLLRLVVGPRQRYILPLSALGGAVLIAGSDLVARTAVPFVDLPIGALTAVVGGPVFFLLLRARIAA; this comes from the coding sequence GTGACGACGACGGCCCGCCCGCTCGGACGGTGGGATCCCGCGCTCGCCGAGCATGACGGCGAGCGGGCGCCTGAGGAGCTGCCGCGCCGGGACTCCCGGGCGGTGGTGACGGGGGCGGCGCTGCTCCTCGCGCTGCTGGTGCTGTGCGTGCTGTCGCTCCACCTGGGGCAGTACCGCATCCCGCTCGCGGAGGTCGCCGACAGCATGCTCGATGCCGTCGGTCTCGGGGACAGCCTGGCCTCCCCGGCCGACGGCGTGCTCTGGGACGTGCGCCTGCCGCGCATCCTGGCAGGGCTGCTCGTCGGCGCCGGGCTCGGGACGGCGGGGGCGATCACCCAGGGATTGTTCGGCAACCCCCTGGCCGAGCCCAGCGTCGTCGGCATCACCTCGGGCGCCGGGGTGGGCGCGGCAGCGGCGACGGTGCTCGGCTCGGCCGCCACGATGACCGTGGCCGTGCCGGCGGCTGCCTTTGCCGCGGGCATCGCCACCACGATGCTGGTGTGGGCGCTCGCCGGCTCGGTGCGCGGCGGCGGCACGGTGGCGCTCGTGCTCGTGGGTATCGCCGTCAATGCGGTGGCCGGGGCGGCGTCGTCCTTGCTGATCTTCCTGGCCGACAGCACCAGCCGTGAGGCCGTGGTGTTCTGGCAGCTCGGCAGTCTCAACGGGGCGATGTGGTCCGATGTACGCATCGCCGGAGGGCTCGTGGCCGTGGGCCTGGTGTGGGCCTTCTTCCTGGCCTCCGGGCTCGACTCGCTCGCGCTCGGTGAACGTGCCGCCGTCCACACCGGTCTGGACCTGCGGGCCTTCCGCGTGCAGGCCGTGCTCGTGGCGGCGCTGCTGACGGCGGCCGCCGTGGCCGTGGCCGGCATCATCGGCTTCGTGGGCCTGATCGTCCCGCATCTGCTGCGCCTGGTGGTGGGGCCGCGCCAGCGCTACATCCTGCCGCTGTCCGCCCTGGGTGGTGCCGTCCTCATCGCCGGTAGCGACCTGGTGGCCCGGACCGCCGTGCCCTTCGTGGACCTGCCGATCGGAGCCCTGACCGCCGTGGTCGGGGGCCCGGTCTTCTTCCTGCTGCTGCGGGCCCGGATCGCGGCATGA
- a CDS encoding ABC transporter ATP-binding protein has translation MSNTSAPSLVVESLVVDRGSRRVLEGVGFHAAPGTVTAVIGPNGSGKSTLVGAIAGDVPVVSGTVLLDGSPVPSLRPSQAARRRSVYTQETSVSFDYLGAEIVALGRRPWRAQESAAGREAIVAAALAQTQMSAAAGRRVLTLSGGERARVQLARVLAQDTPVVLLDEPTAALDLRHQALVHALCREVAAAGGTVLVVLHDVDSALAVADQVLLLDQGRLAVCGAPEEITAGHLERVYGHPVDIVTHPIDGRRLVLPQRAPR, from the coding sequence ATGAGCAACACCTCAGCTCCGTCCCTCGTGGTGGAGTCCCTCGTGGTGGACCGGGGCTCGCGGCGGGTGCTCGAGGGCGTCGGCTTCCACGCCGCGCCTGGCACGGTCACGGCGGTGATCGGCCCGAACGGCAGCGGCAAGTCGACCCTGGTGGGTGCGATCGCGGGCGACGTGCCCGTGGTGAGCGGCACCGTGCTGCTCGACGGCAGCCCGGTGCCGTCCCTGCGCCCGTCGCAGGCGGCCCGGCGGCGCTCGGTGTACACGCAGGAGACGAGCGTCTCCTTCGACTACCTCGGCGCGGAGATCGTCGCCCTCGGTCGGCGGCCGTGGCGGGCGCAGGAGAGCGCGGCCGGTCGTGAGGCGATCGTGGCCGCGGCGCTCGCGCAGACGCAGATGTCGGCGGCCGCCGGGCGCCGGGTGCTGACGCTCTCCGGAGGCGAGCGGGCCCGCGTGCAGCTGGCGCGCGTGCTGGCCCAGGACACCCCGGTGGTGCTCCTGGACGAGCCGACGGCGGCCCTGGACCTGCGCCATCAGGCGCTGGTGCATGCGCTCTGCCGCGAGGTAGCGGCCGCCGGCGGCACGGTGCTGGTGGTGCTGCACGATGTCGACTCGGCGCTCGCCGTGGCCGACCAGGTGCTGCTGCTCGATCAGGGACGCCTGGCCGTGTGCGGCGCCCCGGAGGAGATCACCGCGGGGCACCTGGAGCGGGTGTACGGGCACCCGGTCGACATCGTCACCCACCCGATCGACGGCCGCCGGCTGGTGCTCCCGCAGCGCGCACCGCGCTGA
- a CDS encoding HNH endonuclease signature motif containing protein, producing the protein MTATADQLEGRLEQVGRELEALMDADLHDLPSGRLTGLVESVENIERRLQAFAHHLTVAVEADGTWAASGYRSLPTWWADRTDRRLGPTRARIRTAQNLHQHLPATEAALAAGAISADHAALMAQHCTRTSTLIDTLADPEIGEAFLVAQAAVLDADRFRRALQAWAIRADPEAADRNWVEDAAKQHLFVSETLDGFAINGWLTPENGAALRVALEAIVGVPVVDDDRTPSARLADALITLSHLALDSGSLQPGARIRPHTTVTVDAHTLHRLATDHAEHTEHTGASAPERTTPGSEHDPGEGAEQGARRPGARSGDVPDGTTLVARIDHRAMIGLEPAALEDGTPLSPGQLARLTCGSEFTRVVFGSDSQPLDVGRAQRLHNRAQTTAITARDRHCAFPGCAAPPGWGEVHHSLWWSRGGATDTHHGILLCWFHHDRVHQREIAISRHHDHWHFTGPDGAPVSRRHPPPCADSDWEPPPIQPVLPDGAPQLA; encoded by the coding sequence GTGACCGCCACCGCGGACCAGCTCGAGGGCCGACTGGAACAGGTCGGTCGCGAGCTGGAAGCGCTGATGGACGCGGACCTCCACGATCTCCCCTCCGGGCGCCTCACCGGGCTGGTCGAGAGCGTCGAGAACATCGAACGGCGACTACAGGCCTTCGCCCATCACCTGACCGTCGCGGTCGAGGCCGACGGCACCTGGGCCGCCTCGGGATACCGCAGCCTGCCCACCTGGTGGGCCGACCGGACCGACCGCCGGCTCGGACCCACCCGTGCCCGCATCCGCACCGCTCAGAACCTGCACCAGCACCTTCCTGCCACCGAAGCGGCGCTCGCCGCCGGTGCCATCAGCGCCGATCACGCCGCCCTGATGGCTCAGCACTGCACCAGGACTTCCACGCTGATCGACACGCTGGCGGATCCGGAGATCGGCGAGGCCTTCCTCGTCGCCCAGGCCGCCGTCCTCGATGCCGACCGCTTCCGCCGCGCGCTCCAGGCCTGGGCCATCCGCGCCGACCCGGAAGCCGCCGACCGGAACTGGGTCGAGGACGCCGCCAAGCAGCACCTGTTCGTGTCCGAGACCCTCGACGGATTCGCCATCAACGGGTGGCTCACGCCCGAGAACGGCGCTGCCCTGAGGGTCGCGCTGGAAGCGATCGTGGGGGTGCCCGTGGTCGATGACGACCGCACACCGTCGGCACGATTGGCCGATGCCCTCATCACGCTGTCCCATCTCGCCCTCGACTCCGGCTCCCTCCAGCCGGGCGCCCGGATCCGACCGCACACCACCGTCACCGTCGATGCGCACACGCTCCACCGCCTGGCGACAGACCACGCCGAGCACACCGAGCACACCGGCGCGAGTGCACCTGAGCGCACGACACCGGGCAGCGAGCATGACCCAGGCGAGGGGGCCGAGCAGGGCGCCCGCCGGCCAGGCGCCCGCAGCGGCGACGTGCCCGACGGGACCACGCTGGTCGCCCGGATCGACCACCGGGCCATGATCGGCCTCGAACCCGCGGCCCTCGAGGACGGCACCCCCCTCAGCCCCGGCCAGCTCGCTCGCCTCACGTGTGGATCGGAGTTCACCCGCGTGGTCTTCGGGTCCGACTCCCAGCCGCTCGACGTCGGCCGTGCCCAGCGCCTGCACAACCGAGCCCAGACGACCGCGATCACCGCCCGGGACAGGCACTGCGCCTTTCCGGGATGCGCCGCACCGCCCGGATGGGGCGAGGTGCACCACAGCCTCTGGTGGAGCCGCGGCGGCGCCACCGACACCCACCACGGCATCCTGCTGTGCTGGTTCCACCATGATCGGGTGCACCAGCGCGAGATCGCGATCAGCCGTCATCACGACCATTGGCACTTCACCGGCCCGGATGGGGCTCCGGTGAGCCGTCGTCACCCGCCGCCCTGCGCCGACTCCGACTGGGAACCGCCACCCATCCAACCTGTCTTACCCGATGGAGCGCCGCAGCTCGCGTGA
- a CDS encoding MFS transporter translates to MPQAAAPIAFALLALPLTGTADSGAAMVLAMTGAQVIGAVPVTRMSRRFSTTGAVRLLVAIRTLALIATALLSHLQLPFALLIAAAALAGVVSGAAYGHMRTALNTVVRPAGLPRALGIAATMNEVVFVSAPALASLLGSVSAPAAVLALGILGAGSLALLPPAPRSSTDAAAPHAAEPAGPAARRRPGLITPEIGLWLWCAMAGSAAVAGIEVGAVSLAIRFGLDPAAGFLFATTLCLASVAGGVWVSVRNRTSRQGIVVLQLLVTTIGTVLIAFGPALWSTLLGAVLVGALLAPLGTHYSLALDRLAPPLRRAEVFALLRTAQSLGIITVSGLLTLTSLEVALAGSSVLMATAAVAAAARLR, encoded by the coding sequence GTGCCGCAGGCCGCGGCCCCGATCGCCTTCGCGCTGCTCGCGCTACCGCTGACGGGTACGGCGGACAGCGGTGCGGCGATGGTACTGGCCATGACGGGCGCGCAGGTGATCGGCGCCGTACCGGTCACGCGTATGAGCCGTCGATTCAGCACCACCGGAGCTGTGCGGCTGCTGGTGGCGATCCGCACGCTCGCCCTCATCGCCACGGCGCTGCTGTCACATCTGCAGCTGCCGTTCGCACTCCTCATCGCCGCGGCGGCCCTGGCCGGGGTGGTCAGCGGCGCCGCCTACGGTCATATGCGGACGGCACTGAACACCGTGGTCCGGCCCGCGGGGCTGCCGCGCGCCCTCGGTATCGCGGCGACCATGAACGAGGTGGTGTTCGTCAGCGCCCCTGCGCTCGCCTCGCTCCTCGGTTCGGTCTCGGCGCCCGCGGCCGTGCTCGCGCTCGGCATTCTCGGCGCCGGCTCGCTGGCCCTCCTGCCACCGGCGCCGCGTTCGTCGACGGACGCAGCAGCGCCGCATGCGGCGGAACCGGCCGGGCCCGCGGCGCGCAGGCGCCCCGGGCTCATCACTCCGGAGATCGGGCTCTGGCTCTGGTGCGCCATGGCCGGGTCGGCCGCGGTGGCAGGGATCGAGGTGGGGGCTGTGTCCTTGGCTATCCGCTTCGGCCTGGACCCCGCCGCAGGCTTTCTCTTCGCCACGACGCTCTGCCTGGCGTCCGTGGCGGGAGGCGTCTGGGTGAGCGTCCGGAACCGGACCTCCCGCCAGGGCATCGTCGTGCTCCAGCTGCTGGTGACGACGATCGGTACCGTCCTGATCGCCTTCGGGCCTGCGCTGTGGTCCACCCTCCTGGGCGCGGTACTTGTCGGAGCGCTTCTCGCTCCACTGGGGACCCACTACTCGCTCGCGCTCGATCGGCTGGCGCCCCCACTGCGCCGGGCCGAGGTGTTCGCGCTGCTGCGCACGGCGCAATCGCTCGGGATCATCACGGTGAGCGGGCTGCTCACGCTCACCTCGCTCGAGGTGGCGCTGGCCGGGTCGAGCGTCTTGATGGCGACCGCCGCGGTCGCCGCCGCCGCGCGGCTGCGCTGA
- a CDS encoding L-rhamnose mutarotase, whose product MQIALHSRIKPGHEEAYERDHQAIPEGMVEEFARLGVHDWKIWRSGRDLFHLVECDDFEAAMRELEHSEPNARWQEFINTHLDGFASFGEGPTATSVPLVWTLQDQRRS is encoded by the coding sequence ATGCAGATCGCTCTCCACTCCCGCATCAAGCCCGGCCACGAAGAAGCCTACGAGCGTGACCACCAGGCCATCCCCGAGGGGATGGTCGAGGAGTTCGCGCGCCTGGGCGTGCACGACTGGAAGATCTGGCGCAGTGGCCGGGATCTCTTCCACCTCGTCGAGTGCGACGACTTCGAGGCGGCCATGCGCGAGCTGGAGCACAGTGAGCCGAACGCGCGCTGGCAGGAGTTCATCAACACCCATCTGGACGGCTTCGCCAGCTTCGGCGAAGGGCCGACGGCCACCAGCGTGCCGCTGGTGTGGACGTTGCAGGACCAGCGGCGGTCCTGA
- a CDS encoding enoyl-CoA hydratase/isomerase family protein, translating to MPDPITDPDAFPWTRAGEHVLVARHGALGRIRLNRPETINALTTEMVTAVSDQVHAWADDGSVQALALDGAGDRGLCAGGDVRAIRDWLLAGDVDRAVQFWEAEYALDRLIAQARIPVAAFMDGVVMGGGIGLAGHASLRLVTSRTTVAMPETAIGFFPDVGALFELSRAPGELGTYLALTGARAGGQEAIAAGLADELIEAEAWERLCARWAGGAPLEPVEGFEPARRPGGSVGHRAWIDDCFSGDDPVAVASRLRDRPEPEAQEAASMLSSRCPFSVALTLEAIRRAARMPTVADVLDQDLRLGTGLMRGAGAGDFIEGVRAVLIERGQEPRWRHASLEEVDPAEVLALF from the coding sequence GTGCCGGACCCGATCACCGACCCCGACGCCTTCCCCTGGACTCGCGCCGGCGAGCACGTGCTGGTCGCCCGGCACGGCGCGCTCGGGCGGATCCGGCTGAACCGGCCCGAGACCATCAACGCCCTCACCACGGAAATGGTCACCGCGGTGAGTGACCAGGTGCATGCGTGGGCCGACGACGGGTCGGTCCAGGCGCTCGCCCTGGACGGCGCCGGTGACCGGGGCCTGTGCGCGGGCGGTGATGTGCGCGCGATCCGGGACTGGCTGCTGGCCGGCGACGTCGATCGCGCGGTGCAGTTCTGGGAGGCCGAGTACGCCCTCGACCGGCTGATCGCGCAGGCCCGGATCCCTGTCGCCGCCTTCATGGACGGGGTGGTCATGGGAGGCGGAATCGGGCTTGCCGGGCACGCTTCGCTACGGCTGGTGACCTCTCGCACGACCGTCGCGATGCCGGAGACGGCGATCGGCTTCTTCCCGGACGTGGGTGCGCTGTTCGAGCTCTCCCGGGCTCCGGGTGAGCTGGGCACCTACCTCGCCCTCACCGGGGCGCGAGCCGGCGGGCAGGAAGCGATCGCCGCCGGGCTCGCTGATGAGCTCATCGAGGCCGAGGCCTGGGAACGGCTGTGCGCGCGATGGGCCGGGGGCGCGCCCCTGGAGCCGGTGGAGGGCTTCGAGCCGGCCCGCCGTCCGGGCGGCTCGGTCGGTCACCGCGCGTGGATCGACGACTGCTTCAGCGGCGACGACCCGGTCGCGGTGGCCTCCCGCCTGCGTGATCGCCCGGAGCCGGAGGCACAGGAGGCGGCATCGATGTTGTCCTCGCGCTGCCCGTTCTCGGTGGCGCTCACCCTCGAGGCCATCCGCCGTGCCGCCCGGATGCCGACCGTGGCCGACGTGCTCGACCAGGACCTGCGGTTGGGCACGGGGTTGATGCGGGGCGCCGGGGCCGGTGACTTCATCGAGGGAGTGCGGGCAGTCCTCATCGAACGGGGGCAGGAGCCGCGCTGGCGGCACGCCTCGCTCGAGGAGGTCGACCCGGCCGAGGTGCTCGCGCTGTTCTGA